One window of the Pedobacter ginsengisoli genome contains the following:
- a CDS encoding sce7726 family protein, producing MLLTHVNSQVNLSALAKMVSNAGLQRMMFADDFKKQAKHLKQLLRKNGIQVEKKSYVSELIDISYDHLLTHYRHEYLYKVALLNSYVFHNHCLSDTILLNEFRIGNSKADTIIVNGANKVFEIKTELDSPERLCTQIDDYYKGFSEVYIVIHHSEIGKYLNCIDEHVGIMVFSKDNTIELCKAAQVYNEKLDIVAMIKALRKDEYLQLVYKMAGEIPKATPVQLFKACINMLSKYPVLEVHAEFLKIIKQRINLCTNDLIQKSELPAALRLSCYYYNLDQNDYISLVDKLSYQI from the coding sequence ATGTTATTAACTCACGTTAATTCCCAGGTGAATCTCAGTGCATTAGCGAAAATGGTGTCTAATGCGGGGCTACAACGCATGATGTTTGCTGATGATTTCAAAAAACAGGCGAAGCATCTCAAGCAGTTACTGCGTAAAAACGGTATCCAGGTTGAAAAGAAATCCTACGTTTCTGAGCTGATCGATATTTCCTATGATCATTTGTTGACTCATTACCGACATGAATATTTATATAAGGTTGCCTTGTTAAACAGCTATGTGTTTCATAACCATTGTCTTTCTGATACAATTTTACTAAACGAATTCAGGATAGGGAATTCCAAAGCGGACACTATAATAGTTAACGGAGCAAATAAGGTATTTGAAATTAAAACTGAATTGGATAGCCCTGAACGGCTTTGCACTCAGATTGATGACTATTACAAAGGTTTTTCAGAAGTGTATATTGTTATCCACCATTCTGAAATCGGCAAATACTTAAACTGTATTGACGAACATGTCGGCATCATGGTGTTTTCAAAAGACAATACTATTGAATTGTGTAAGGCTGCTCAAGTCTATAATGAGAAGTTGGACATTGTAGCAATGATAAAAGCTCTGCGAAAAGATGAATATTTGCAGTTGGTCTATAAAATGGCCGGAGAAATTCCAAAAGCAACTCCTGTACAGCTTTTTAAGGCCTGTATAAATATGCTCTCTAAATATCCAGTTCTGGAGGTACACGCTGAGTTTTTGAAAATCATCAAACAACGGATCAACCTGTGTACGAATGACTTGATACAGAAATCGGAATTACCGGCAGCACTTCGTTTATCCTGCTATTACTACAATCTGGATCAAAATGATTATATTAGCTTAGTGGATAAACTTAGTTACCAAATATAA
- a CDS encoding toprim domain-containing protein encodes MLSNSVKALEIREQVSIMDFLNRLGFLPQSKSANESIFLSPLRDSDTTPSFSVNNKLDVWFDHGIGKGGSIIDFALLYWKGLSFPEVIQKIQDTCNLIIPENNSTKRSSIRKRLKPAIKIPNYKIETIKPYGGNEIINSYLNSRGVLKAAAYHISEVYYYVEDEKKLRKHFFAAGWQNELGGWEVRNKYFKGCLGKKAITFINCDPKHLAVFEGFFNFLSWLTDNPDSTKSIIVLNSLSLLDSGIHKAKLYSHIDLYFDHDKSGFTALQTWLKALPYSVDRSSIYDGHNDYNDKLIGSLKQSKN; translated from the coding sequence ATGCTATCAAACTCTGTCAAGGCCCTTGAAATTAGGGAACAGGTTTCCATTATGGATTTTCTCAACCGGCTCGGTTTCCTTCCTCAAAGTAAATCTGCAAACGAATCAATATTCCTCAGTCCTCTCCGCGATTCAGATACCACACCATCATTTAGTGTCAACAATAAACTGGATGTGTGGTTCGATCATGGTATCGGTAAAGGCGGCAGCATTATTGATTTTGCCCTTCTTTACTGGAAAGGCCTTTCTTTTCCCGAAGTTATTCAAAAAATTCAGGACACCTGCAACCTCATAATCCCCGAAAACAACTCAACAAAACGTAGCTCAATTCGCAAACGGCTTAAACCCGCAATAAAAATCCCCAACTATAAGATCGAAACCATTAAGCCCTATGGCGGCAACGAAATCATTAATAGCTACCTCAATTCCCGTGGTGTATTAAAAGCTGCTGCCTACCATATCAGTGAAGTCTACTATTATGTGGAAGATGAAAAAAAGCTGCGTAAACACTTCTTTGCAGCAGGTTGGCAAAACGAACTTGGCGGCTGGGAAGTCCGTAACAAATATTTCAAAGGCTGTCTCGGCAAAAAAGCCATCACCTTCATCAATTGCGATCCGAAACACTTAGCAGTTTTCGAAGGCTTTTTCAACTTCCTAAGCTGGCTAACCGACAACCCTGATTCTACAAAAAGTATCATAGTCCTCAATTCCTTATCCTTGTTGGATTCAGGTATCCATAAAGCAAAACTATATTCACACATCGATCTTTACTTTGATCACGATAAATCAGGTTTCACCGCACTCCAAACATGGCTCAAAGCACTGCCCTACTCTGTCGATCGCTCTTCTATCTACGACGGCCATAATGACTACAACGACAAGCTCATTGGCAGCCTAAAGCAGAGTAAAAACTAG